From Actinopolymorpha cephalotaxi, one genomic window encodes:
- a CDS encoding WXG100-like domain-containing protein: MAGSPLMLPGWGADFLNELGYIWPKSDEVKMFDLGGAWVGFGSQASATHGRTTSPFQAVTSQNKGRDVDAFSQQFTHPDRGPMVLKDGSQGATLIGPAMFVAAGLVLALKIAVIVQLTLLVIQIAEAIAAAVATFGASLLWIPVAKKLCGLAINFALSKVIEALLG, encoded by the coding sequence ATGGCCGGGTCGCCGCTGATGCTGCCCGGCTGGGGAGCCGACTTCCTCAACGAGCTGGGCTACATCTGGCCCAAGTCCGACGAGGTGAAGATGTTCGACCTGGGCGGTGCCTGGGTGGGCTTCGGCTCCCAGGCCTCCGCCACGCACGGTCGTACGACCTCGCCGTTCCAGGCCGTCACCAGCCAGAACAAGGGACGAGACGTCGACGCGTTCTCCCAGCAGTTCACCCATCCCGACCGCGGTCCGATGGTGCTGAAGGACGGCAGTCAGGGGGCGACGCTGATCGGTCCGGCGATGTTCGTCGCGGCCGGGCTCGTCCTCGCACTGAAGATCGCCGTGATCGTCCAGCTGACCTTGCTGGTCATCCAGATCGCCGAGGCGATCGCCGCGGCCGTCGCCACGTTCGGCGCCTCCCTGTTGTGGATTCCGGTGGCCAAGAAGCTGTGCGGGCTGGCCATCAACTTCGCGCTCAGCAAGGTCATCGAGGCCCTGCTCGGCTGA